Genomic DNA from Solanum dulcamara chromosome 4, daSolDulc1.2, whole genome shotgun sequence:
tcaaatatttttcactttatttggaatttatggagtTAAAGCTAAAGATGAAGTTGTGTTATATATCACACTCTGCTCCGATCATCACTATTGTGTCGCTCAATATAAAAGACCATATGCAACCAAATCAAGAACCGTTTGATTTGTTGGGAAGCTAGACATAAATAGTTTTTCTACATGTTGTGCTCTACATGACCGACATAAGACTCGACTTGTTAAATATTATGGAGGTTCAGTGAGCACCGTAATATCGTATCACTTCTCAGTGTTCATTTTTAACTCTTGTATAATCAAGCAATACTTTTGCATCAAGATTTCAGCAGGGAGTTTGGTCTTTGTATTTCAGAACTCTTTGGCATTCTAACATTCTCCAAATGTTTGCACTAACATGAAGGAAATATACAAGTTTCAGTGGAATCAAACTACTAGTTATTTAGAAACCTATAAATGCATGAAGAATACTGATCAActtactatattaagaaaatatcatGCATAATTGAAGGAACAATAACAAAAATCTTAGCAATGTCAAATACAGATTTCTCAAGTTCAATCTAGTACTGCTCTCCAGAAGTCGAACAGCGAGGAAGATTCATCATCATCAGCTGCAAGAGAGAAACTCATCAGTCAGAATTTCGAGCAACTCAACGGGTgatttcaagaaatatttcatAGTAGGAAAGCTCAGAATTTGAAACTAATGCCAACTATTCAGCTGATACTTCTGGGAAACTTACCATAAACACGGACATCAAGACAGTAATTTGCCATGCTTTCTTGTTCTTCTTGAATTTCATTTGCTGAATTCTGAGCAGAAGAGCTGCAGCAGATCAATTCAATCGCCTCCAATGTACATATCTCCCCAATATCGATTGGAATTTCCTCAAGATGGATGCATTTCCTCAAAACTAACTTTTGAAGATTTGGGAAGTTATCACTACCGGCTACCCAGTTCACCAGACGTGGCTCAGCAACAAGTAGGAACTTTAGCTGACTAAACACGTCCTCATCACTTAGTGTCCACGCACGACCTTCAAACTCATTATCTCTAAGTTTAAGTACTTCAAGGTTGGGCAATGCAGCTAGACTTGCCATGTCTTCTGAAAGCAGAAGACAGCCGGATAATATTAACCTCTTAACAGATGTTAGGGAAGCGCACAAGTTTGATAAGGAGAGCAGCTTCTGACCATAGCAGACACACTTCAACGTTTCAAGTTTCTCTAAATGTACCAGATTTTTTAAATGTTCAGATGCATCATCTGATGCAGCATCGAGAATACTCAGTTTATGTATATTGGGAAGGCATGAAAAGACTTCCTCTGTACAGCTAGCAAAACATAAGTGAGAAAGTTCCTCCAGATTGCTTAGCCCCAAAACATCATCTGTTGCTCCTTCTTCTGTTTTGGTACTTCTTTTAGGCTTAGATAGATAATTGCCACTCAGTAGACGCAGACGCCTTAGCTGTGTCATGTTCCAGATATCCCGAGGCAGAACCAAAGTTTTGTACATATAATACAGTTCCGGCTGTTGAAATACCAAGGTTTGCAGATTATAAAGATGAGACACTGATGCGGGGAGATCACCATTTGATCGAATCCAAAGGTACCTTAGATGAATTAGTTGTGTAATCTCAGCTGGAAATGAAGGAAACATATGAGAAAAAATTGCCAACACTCTGATAAGTTTGAAGCTCACGAATAAGTAAATTTTCCTATGAGGCGGAGCAGAGATTAACAGTTTACCCCAGAAAAACATCGATCGAGCAACATGAGATGACAACTCACTAGAATCATTTAGAGAAATGTTGGAAAGAAAACTGAAGCCACGACCCTCATTCCTTTGTGCAAGGAAGTTTGAGACATATCGAGCTGATGTTACATGCAGGAACTTCTCTTTGTGAGCTTCTCTTAAGCTCAAGTCCCTCAACAAATCATGTACGCCACAACTTCTGATCTCACCATTGAACCTCCTCTTTCTAATCATTATTAGATTTCTACTAATAAGATCCTCCAAACACTCTTCTGCAACTTTTTCCAAgctcttgagcctttcagcttTTAGAAACCCTTCAGCAACCCAAACATGGATCAGTGTCCGAGCTTTTATTTCAAAGTCCTCAGGGAAAGCCCCCATAGAGAGGAAGCATGGCTTGAGGTGGTTCGGTAGGTAATTGTAACTCATACCAAGCACACCTAGGCATTCATCAGGATCGTTCGCAACAACTGAACTCACAGTCTTGTCAACAATAATCCAACTTTCTCTTCTCCTAGCAATCTTAGAAAGATACCCTGCAACCACCAGAATTGCCAAAGGAAGTCCACCACATCTTTCTGCTATTTGCTTCCCGATATCCTCTAACTCAGAAGGACAAAGATCATTTGCCCCAAATACCTTAATGGAGAGTAATTTCCAACTATCATCTAAACCTAATACCCCCATCTCATGCAAAGGGCTATCGGAATTAGCATAAGCAGCCACATCCTTAAGCCTACTCGTTAATATGATTCGACTCCCATTGCCGTCATCTGGAAAACATCTTGTTATACTGTCCCAAACTTTAGTACtccaaatatcatcaatgacaaTAAGATATCTTCGATCCTTTAGTTTTCTATATAATGACTCCGCTAACTGATCCTTAGTTTTCTCTACAAGCTTATCTGTCGTCATACCTGGAATGCAACGGACTAGACTCAACAACAACCTCCTCATTCCATACTCTCGAGTTACTGTACCCCATGCATGAACGTCAAAGCGAGACCTAACTCGAGGATAATCATAAGCTTTTTTAGCAAGTGTCGTTTTGCCAATGCCACCCATACCTGTAAGGGTTGAT
This window encodes:
- the LOC129886962 gene encoding putative late blight resistance protein homolog R1B-23 isoform X2, with translation MAYVSVVSLAQTLEQLNTRIPGLFSDLKIQSLAASIEYFKAFLDDSSKSSYHQENVTVLVGKFRDALNEAENIIELKICEEIHQRGNEDLVGSLVPVVQKIELLRKELVLSLETCTSHGHDIEPAEDHFETRLGSPSRPSFNANVENDVVGLDDDLEKIIERLFGSSSEREVIAITGMGGIGKTTLAKKAYDYPRVRSRFDVHAWGTVTREYGMRRLLLSLVRCIPGMTTDKLVEKTKDQLAESLYRKLKDRRYLIVIDDIWSTKVWDSITRCFPDDGNGSRIILTSRLKDVAAYANSDSPLHEMGVLGLDDSWKLLSIKVFGANDLCPSELEDIGKQIAERCGGLPLAILVVAGYLSKIARRRESWIIVDKTVSSVVANDPDECLGVLGMSYNYLPNHLKPCFLSMGAFPEDFEIKARTLIHVWVAEGFLKAERLKSLEKVAEECLEDLISRNLIMIRKRRFNGEIRSCGVHDLLRDLSLREAHKEKFLHVTSARYVSNFLAQRNEGRGFSFLSNISLNDSSELSSHVARSMFFWAEITQLIHLRYLWIRSNGDLPASVSHLYNLQTLVFQQPELYYMYKTLVLPRDIWNMTQLRRLRLLSGNYLSKPKRSTKTEEGATDDVLGLSNLEELSHLCFASCTEEVFSCLPNIHKLSILDAASDDASEHLKNLVHLEKLETLKCVCYGQKLLSLSNLCASLTSVKRLILSGCLLLSEDMASLAALPNLEVLKLRDNEFEGRAWTLSDEDVFSQLKFLLVAEPRLVNWVAGSDNFPNLQKLVLRKCIHLEEIPIDIGEICTLEAIELICCSSSAQNSANEIQEEQESMANYCLDVRVYADDDESSSLFDFWRAVLD
- the LOC129886962 gene encoding putative late blight resistance protein homolog R1B-14 isoform X1, whose translation is MAYVSVVSLAQTLEQLNTRIPGLFSDLKIQSLAASIEYFKAFLDDSSKSSYHQENVTVLVGKFRDALNEAENIIELKICEEIHQRGNEDLVGSLVPVVQKIELLRKELVLSLETCTSHGHDIEPAEDHFETRLGSPSRPSFNANVENDVVGLDDDLEKIIERLFGSSSEREVIAITGMGGIGKTTLAKKAYDYPRVRSRFDVHAWGTVTREYGMRRLLLSLVRCIPGMTTDKLVEKTKDQLAESLYRKLKDRRYLIVIDDIWSTKVWDSITRCFPDDGNGSRIILTSRLKDVAAYANSDSPLHEMGVLGLDDSWKLLSIKVFGANDLCPSELEDIGKQIAERCGGLPLAILVVAGYLSKIARRRESWIIVDKTVSSVVANDPDECLGVLGMSYNYLPNHLKPCFLSMGAFPEDFEIKARTLIHVWVAEGFLKAERLKSLEKVAEECLEDLISRNLIMIRKRRFNGEIRSCGVHDLLRDLSLREAHKEKFLHVTSARYVSNFLAQRNEGRGFSFLSNISLNDSSELSSHVARSMFFWGKLLISAPPHRKIYLFVSFKLIRVLAIFSHMFPSFPAEITQLIHLRYLWIRSNGDLPASVSHLYNLQTLVFQQPELYYMYKTLVLPRDIWNMTQLRRLRLLSGNYLSKPKRSTKTEEGATDDVLGLSNLEELSHLCFASCTEEVFSCLPNIHKLSILDAASDDASEHLKNLVHLEKLETLKCVCYGQKLLSLSNLCASLTSVKRLILSGCLLLSEDMASLAALPNLEVLKLRDNEFEGRAWTLSDEDVFSQLKFLLVAEPRLVNWVAGSDNFPNLQKLVLRKCIHLEEIPIDIGEICTLEAIELICCSSSAQNSANEIQEEQESMANYCLDVRVYADDDESSSLFDFWRAVLD